The proteins below come from a single Halobacillus salinarum genomic window:
- a CDS encoding sulfurtransferase TusA family protein yields MSIKANEILDAKGLACPMPIVKTKKALKDLAPGQVIEVQATDKGSTADIKAWAQSTGHQYLGTVEEGEVLHHYLRKANEEETKEETKHDDVIGLEEFQKKVEDGEAVSIVDVREPAEYAFGHIPGSVNIPLGEFDDRLEEINKDSDVYLICRTGSRSDLAAQKLSSKGYEQVKNVVPGMSEWQGPTEQTNQ; encoded by the coding sequence ATGAGTATTAAAGCTAACGAAATTTTGGATGCGAAAGGGCTTGCCTGCCCCATGCCGATCGTGAAAACGAAAAAAGCGTTGAAAGACTTAGCTCCCGGGCAGGTAATAGAAGTTCAAGCTACCGATAAAGGCTCTACAGCAGATATTAAAGCCTGGGCACAGAGTACTGGACATCAGTATCTCGGGACCGTTGAAGAAGGAGAAGTGCTTCACCACTACTTGCGTAAAGCAAATGAAGAGGAAACAAAGGAAGAAACGAAGCATGACGATGTCATCGGACTTGAGGAATTTCAAAAAAAGGTGGAGGACGGAGAAGCGGTCTCGATTGTCGACGTACGTGAACCTGCAGAGTATGCGTTTGGGCATATCCCTGGGTCTGTGAACATTCCGCTTGGGGAGTTTGATGACCGTTTAGAAGAAATCAATAAGGATTCAGATGTGTATCTCATTTGCAGAACAGGCAGCCGAAGTGATTTAGCGGCACAAAAACTAAGCAGTAAAGGTTATGAACAAGTAAAGAATG
- a CDS encoding DsrE/DsrF/DrsH-like family protein: MSETKKTTIVLFSGDYDKAMAAYIIANGAAAYDHEVTIFHTFWGLNALRKDAQTPVKKGFMEKMFGKMMPRGADKMGLSKMNYLGMGPKMIKNVMKKHNAMPLPQLVEMAQEQDVKLIACTMTMDLLGLQKEELLEEIEYAGVAAYIGDAEDGNVNLFI; this comes from the coding sequence ATGTCAGAAACGAAAAAGACAACCATTGTTTTATTCAGTGGGGATTACGACAAAGCTATGGCAGCGTACATTATTGCGAATGGGGCCGCAGCTTACGATCATGAAGTAACAATTTTTCATACCTTCTGGGGTTTGAATGCGTTACGCAAAGATGCACAGACGCCGGTGAAAAAAGGTTTTATGGAAAAAATGTTTGGTAAAATGATGCCTCGTGGAGCAGATAAGATGGGCTTATCCAAAATGAACTATTTAGGCATGGGTCCTAAAATGATAAAAAATGTTATGAAAAAACACAACGCCATGCCACTTCCTCAATTAGTGGAGATGGCTCAGGAGCAGGATGTAAAACTCATCGCCTGCACAATGACAATGGACTTACTAGGCCTGCAGAAAGAAGAACTGCTGGAGGAAATAGAGTACGCAGGAGTCGCCGCTTATATTGGCGATGCTGAAGATGGAAATGTGAACTTATTTATATAA
- a CDS encoding metal-sensitive transcriptional regulator — protein sequence MNYDPRVKNRMKRIEGQVKGLMKMMEEEKDCRDVITQMSAVRSALDRAAAVIVSANLERCIREEQESDQSSEELIQEAVNLLVKSR from the coding sequence TTATGATCCTAGAGTGAAAAACCGTATGAAACGAATTGAAGGCCAGGTGAAAGGCCTGATGAAAATGATGGAGGAAGAGAAAGACTGCCGGGATGTCATTACTCAAATGAGTGCTGTCAGAAGTGCGCTTGATCGAGCAGCGGCTGTTATCGTAAGCGCCAATTTAGAAAGGTGCATCAGGGAAGAGCAGGAATCTGACCAAAGCTCTGAGGAATTGATCCAGGAAGCGGTGAATTTGCTGGTGAAAAGCCGTTAA
- a CDS encoding rhodanese-like domain-containing protein — MKEITATELAENLKKENISVIDVREDEEVAQGKIPGARHIPLGQITERLNELDKSKPHYMVCRSGGRSSQACAFLSSQGFDVINMEGGMLAWTDETE, encoded by the coding sequence ATGAAAGAGATTACTGCAACTGAACTAGCTGAAAATTTAAAAAAGGAGAACATCAGCGTTATTGACGTTCGCGAAGATGAAGAGGTTGCCCAAGGGAAAATCCCAGGAGCGCGCCATATTCCATTAGGACAGATTACGGAGAGATTAAACGAGCTGGACAAATCTAAGCCTCATTATATGGTGTGCAGATCCGGTGGACGCAGCAGCCAGGCTTGCGCTTTTTTAAGCTCCCAGGGCTTTGATGTGATTAATATGGAAGGCGGAATGCTCGCCTGGACAGACGAGACTGAATAA